One Electrophorus electricus isolate fEleEle1 chromosome 10, fEleEle1.pri, whole genome shotgun sequence genomic region harbors:
- the LOC113571173 gene encoding DENN domain-containing protein 4B isoform X3 — MTEERCPQLVDYFVVAGLGADSPPPDDEGQQRGGRAAEPITDLAVIARGLGEEVPEGFTCIEKTLGGHAAELSAGLLNNPHMFLCYRRGHDKPPIVELGVLYEGREAARQGWLVVETTPYSRTASLSSTGPATHRTFLTYRRAPDSQALNTLGVTDISLLMPSKGEAAPHTFCRVDKNLNTSMWGPALYLCYKRAVAKANALVYEAGLISRYPEEDLESFPLPDSVPIFCLPMGVTVESWPLDTKYQLPVFSTFVLTSASGDKVYGAAIQFYELYPREALSDRQRACLGLLSVVDRQPIPGRTVQVKKSVCVLSHWPFFTVFQKFLTFVYRYSISGPHVLPIEKHISSFMHNVPFPSPQRPRILVQLSPYDNLLLCQPVSSPLPLSGASFVKLLQNLGAESACALLLAVLTEHKLLLHSLRPDVLTSVSEALVSMTFPLRWHCPYIPLCPLRLADVLCAPMPFIVGVHSSYFDLYDPPSDVVCVDLDTNTIFHSEDKKPLSWRSLPRKYGKILLNSLTNLHKTLEKFCTPGEEEATLEFLLTDYDLIYGRQKQLELEIREAFLRFMSCLLRGYRSFLLPITQAPSDRTTDCSSLFNLQGFLKSRERTQQRFYSQLTKTQMFTQFIEECSFVSDRHACLEFFDECVQKVDVEKPEEVRLIDLDEAHSGEHTVFIMPPEEPQEADGSECPALYSYETFPILQPELFDRPQDQLRTPAKGSAPSSPAPRRTKQEIKLAQKRAQKYSAVPDMWSKCLLGHCYGLWFIYLPTFVRAESAKVRALHAAYEVLKHMETRKVVLPDEVCYRILMQLCGQYGQPVLAVRVLLEMKKAGITPNTITYGYYNKAVLESKWPSTNQGGRLRWAKLRNVLLAVAQFRQPIKHRQKSGSVSSRRVRQTSWSGLSESSSHESLTGPFIKSNSLSSMQVDKSKLSRQAIVQSASKNGTASRKPPVNPRDAASSLLPPTDRVLVQRSEVCLSNFYKEFSEQETDCRCQHAERDGRPVELRETLNRKVVDENYNNVSSPSRGLAGKLQQLLTPTRHRASARRAASMDDRRPGANGPSRKTSEQRSSRKVQVAESLLKAKERLYNATSESSLSVGSDVDLADPPSSAFSLRKSWDSAQEGVGLEVLMSSCTLCRSCNTLVYDEEIMAGWTSDDSNLNSTCPFCSASFVPLLNAEICDLGPVSSLERSNWNMEDEVESAMRPPGGQDGFSQHLYNGGIEHDSCSETSTYSENSSNTLSSSLGGTPQVTVAYLSPLVLRKELESLLENEGEGVLSQVQLVDSHSILFWNLVWYFTRLGLPSNLLQLVRASPLAAQFSQSSESTSVRVRLLWDTLMPDTDQWPPLYMLWRIHSGVPMRNYSWRRHNHPFTLSFLEEVLRCVGMNEVHKAVTLFLDTVAKQAGTPRVQRSLYREFLFLTLAAMGKDHVAAFDKKYKAAYTRLSGSLGRDELRRQRAHPPSPKAVDCRRCFLLPLEC, encoded by the exons ATGACCGAGGAGCGATGTCCTCAGCTGGTGGACTACTTCGTGGTGGCGGGGCTGGGGGCCGACTCTCCCCCGCCCGACGACGAGGGCCAGCAGAGGGGCGGTCGCGCGGCGGAACCCATCACCGACCTGGCCGTGATCGCCCGCGGCCTGGGCGAGGAGGTGCCCGAGGGCTTCACCTGCATCGAGAAGACGCTGGGCGGCCACGCGGCCGAGCTGAGCGCCGGCCTGCTCAACAACCCCCACATGTTCCTCTGCTACCGCCGCGGCCACGACAAGCCTCCCATCGTGGAGCTGGG CGTCCTGTACGAGGGCAGAGAGGCGGCGAGGCAGGGCTGGCTGGTGGTCGAGACCACCCCGTACAGCCGCACGGCCAGCCTGAGCTCCACAGGCCCCGCCACGCACAGGACCTTCCTCACGTACCGGCGCGCGCCCGACTCGCAGGCCCTCAACACGCTGGGAGTGACGGACATCTCGCTGCTCATGCCCAGTAAGGGCGAGGCGGCCCCACACACCTTCTGCAGGGTGGACAAGAACCTGAACACCAGCATG TGGGGCCCAGCGCTGTATCTCTGCTACAAGCGGGCTGTGGCGAAGGCCAACGCGCTGGTCTACGAGGCAG GTCTGATCAGCCGATACCCTGAAGAGGACCTGGAGTCGTTCCCACTGCCGGACTCTGTGCCGATCTTCTGCCTGCCCATGGGTGTAACTGTGGAGAGCTGGCCACTCGACACCAAGTACCAACTCCCTGTCTTCTCCACCTTTGTGCTCACCAGCGCCTCTGGAGACAAG gtctATGGCGCCGCCATCCAGTTCTACGAGCTGTACCCGCGCGAAGCGCTGTCCGACAGGCAGCGGGCGTGCCTGGGCTTGCTCAGCGTGGTGGACCGCCAGCCAATCCCCGGCCGCACCGTGCAGGTGAagaagagcgtgtgtgtgctctcgCACTGGCCCTTCTTCACCGTCTTCCAGAAGTTCCTCACCTTCGTCTATCGCTACTCCATCTCCGGGCCCCACGTGCTGCCCATCGAAAA gcaTATCTCCAGCTTCATGCACAACGTACCTTTCCCCTCTCCCCAGCGCCCACGCATACTGGTCCAG CTGTCGCCGTACGACAACCTCCTGCTGTGCCAGCCGGTGTCCTCGCCGTTACCGCTGAG CGGTGCCAGCTTCGTGAAGCTGCTGCAGAACCTGGGAGCGGAGAGCGCGTGTGCCCTGCTGCTGGCCGTCCTCACCGAGCACAAGCTGCTGCTGCACTCCCTCCGGCCCGATGTGCTCACCTCGGTCAGCGAGGCGCTGGTGTCG ATGACGTTTCCTTTGCGTTGGCACTGCCCGTATATCCCGCTCTGCCCGCTGCGCTTGGCTGACGTCCTGTGTGCCCCTATGCCCTTCATCGTGGGCGTTCATTCCAGCTACTTTGACCTGTATGACCCACCCTCAGACGTGGTGTGCGTGGACCTCGACACCAATACCATTTTCCA CTCCGAAGACAAGAAGCCCTTGTCATGGAGGTCTCTGCCCAGGAAATATGGGAAAATCCTGCTCAACTCCCTTACAAACCTGCACAAGACTTTGGAGAAAT tctgcACCCCTGGTGAGGAGGAGGCAACCCTGGAGTTCTTGCTGACGGACTACGACCTGATCTACGGCCGTCAGAagcagctggagctggagatcCGAGAAGCCTTCCTGCGCTTCATGAGCTGCCTGCTGAGAGGCTACCGCTCCTTCCTCCTGCCCATCACGCAGGCGCCCTCTGACCGAACCACTGACTGCAGCTCCCTCTTCAACCTGCAGG GCTTCCTGAAGTCTCGAGAGCGCACGCAGCAGAGGTTTTACTCGCAGCTCACCAAGACTCAGATGTTCACGCAGTTCATAGAGGAGTGCTCCTTCGTCAGCGACAGACATGCCTGCCTTGAGTTCTTCGACGAATGTGTTCAGAAG GTGGATGTGGAGAAGCCAGAGGAAGTAAGGTTGATAGATCTGGATGAGGCACACAGCGGGGAGCACACGGTGTTTATAATGCCCCCAGAGGAACCTCAGGAAGCTGATGGCTCAGAGTGTCCTGCGCTCTACAG TTATGAGACATTTCCTATACTGCAGCCCGAGTTGTTTGACCGTCCCCAGGACCAGCTCCGCACTCCTGCCAAAGGAAGTGCTCCCAGTAGTCCTGCCCCTCGTCGCACCAAACAG GAGATCAAGCTGGCCCAGAAACGGGCGCAGAAGTACTCGGCAGTGCCGGACATGTGGTCCAAGTGTCTTCTGGGCCACTGCTACGGCCTGTGGTTCATCTACCTGCCCACGTTCGTGCGGGCGGAGAGCGCCAAGGTGCGCGCGCTGCACGCGGCCTACGAGGTGCTGAAGCACATGGAAACGCGCAAGGTGGTGCTGCCAGACGAG GTGTGCTACCGCATCCTGATGCAGTTGTGCGGGCAGTACGGGCAGCCTGTACTGGCGGTCAGGGTCctgctggagatgaagaaagCAGGGATCACTCCCAACACCATCACGTATGGATACTACAACAAG GCCGTGCTGGAGAGCAAGTGGCCGTCCACTAATCAGGGGGGCCGTCTTCGCTGGGCTAAGCTTCGCAACGTCCTCTTGGCGGTGGCGCAGTTCAGACAGCCCATCAAACACCGACAGAAGAGCGGCTCCGTCAGCTCCAGGCGAG TTCGTCAAACCAGCTGGAGCGGTTTGAGTGAAAGCTCAAGCCACGAATCACTGACTGGTCCCTTCATTAAAAGCAACAGTCTCAGCAGTATGCAAGTTGACA AGTCCAAGTTATCTAGGCAAGCCATTGTCCAGAGTGCAAGCAAGAATGGCACTGCCTCTCGCAAGCCTCCTGTCAACCCTCGGGACGCTGCCTCCTCTCTACTGCCCCCTACTGACCGTGTCCTGGTGCAGCGCAGTGAGGTCTGCCTGTCCAACTTTTACAAGGAGTTCTCCGAGCAAGAGACCGACTGCAGATGCCAGCATGCCGAAAGGGACGGCAG GCCTGTGGAACTGCGGGAGACTCTGAACCGGAAGGTGGTGGACGAGAACTACAATAATGTTTCATCTCCGAGCCGTGGGCTCGCCGGTAAACTGCAGCAGCTGCTCACGCCCACGCGTCACCGGGCCTCCGCGCGGCGGGCTGCCAGCATGGATGACCGCCGGCCCGGCGCTAACGGCCCCTCGCGCAAAACGTCGGAACAGAGGTCGTCGCGCAAAGTGCAGGTGGCCGAGAGCCTGTTGAAGGCCAAAGAGCGCCTGTACAACGCCACCTCAGAG AGCTCCTTGTCGGTAGGGAGTGACGTCGATCTTGCAGATCCTCCAAGCTCTGCTTTTTCACTCAGGAAGTCATGGGATTCTGCACAGGAAGGGGTGGGGCTTGAG GTGTTGATGTCCAGTTGCACGCTGTGCCGGAGCTGTAACACTCTGGTGTACGATGAGGAGATCATGGCCGGCTGGACGTCAGACGACTCCAATCTCAACTCCACCTGCCCGTTCTGCTCAGCCAGCTTTGTGCCTCTGCTCAACGCTGAGATCTGCGACTTAGGGCCTGTGAGCAG CCTTGAACGCAGTAACTGGAACATGGAGGATGAGGTGGAGAGTGCAATGAGGCCCCCTGGTGGTCAAGATGGCTTCTCGCAGCACTTGTATAATGGTGGGATTGAGCACGACTCCTGTTCAGAGACCAGCACATACTCCGAGAACAGCAGCAATACCTTA agctCATCTTTGGGTGGCACTCCTCAGGTGACTGTGGCATACCTGAGCCCTCTGGTGCTGCGTAAGGAGCTGGAGAGTCTGctggagaatgagggagagggtgttCTCTCTCAGGTCCAGCTGGTGGACAGCCACTCCATCCTCTTCTGGAACCTGGTGTGGTATTTCACCCGCCTTGGCCTTCCCAGTAACCTGCTGCAACTGGTGCGCGCATCGCCGCTGGCGGCACAGTTCTCACAG agttcAGAGAGCACTTCAGTAAGAGTGAGGTTACTGTGGGACACTTTGATGCCTGATACAGATCAGTGGCCCCCTCTCTACATGCTCTGGAGAATCCACA GTGGCGTGCCAATGCGTAACTACAGCTGGCGTAGGCACAACCACCCCTTCACCCTGAGCTTCCTGGAGGAAGTCCTGCGCTGTGTGGGCATGAACGAGGTACACAAGGCTGTCACGCTGTTCTTGGACACTGTCGCCAAGCAAGCTGGCACCCCCCGGGTGCAGAG GAGTTTGTACAGGgaatttctttttctcactcttgcTGCTATGGGCAAAGACCACGTTG CTGCTTTTGATAAGAAGTATAAGGCAGCCTATACGCGGCTGAGTGGCTCTCTGGGCCGTGACGAGCTGAGGAGGCAGAGGGCTCACCCGCCCAGCCCCAAAGCCGTGGACTGCAGACGCTGCTTCCTGTTGCCCCTGGAGTGCTGA
- the LOC113571173 gene encoding DENN domain-containing protein 4B isoform X4, with protein sequence MTEERCPQLVDYFVVAGLGADSPPPDDEGQQRGGRAAEPITDLAVIARGLGEEVPEGFTCIEKTLGGHAAELSAGLLNNPHMFLCYRRGHDKPPIVELGVLYEGREAARQGWLVVETTPYSRTASLSSTGPATHRTFLTYRRAPDSQALNTLGVTDISLLMPSKGEAAPHTFCRVDKNLNTSMWGPALYLCYKRAVAKANALVYEAGLISRYPEEDLESFPLPDSVPIFCLPMGVTVESWPLDTKYQLPVFSTFVLTSASGDKVYGAAIQFYELYPREALSDRQRACLGLLSVVDRQPIPGRTVQVKKSVCVLSHWPFFTVFQKFLTFVYRYSISGPHVLPIEKHISSFMHNVPFPSPQRPRILVQMTFPLRWHCPYIPLCPLRLADVLCAPMPFIVGVHSSYFDLYDPPSDVVCVDLDTNTIFHSEDKKPLSWRSLPRKYGKILLNSLTNLHKTLEKFCTPGEEEATLEFLLTDYDLIYGRQKQLELEIREAFLRFMSCLLRGYRSFLLPITQAPSDRTTDCSSLFNLQGFLKSRERTQQRFYSQLTKTQMFTQFIEECSFVSDRHACLEFFDECVQKVDVEKPEEVRLIDLDEAHSGEHTVFIMPPEEPQEADGSECPALYSYETFPILQPELFDRPQDQLRTPAKGSAPSSPAPRRTKQEIKLAQKRAQKYSAVPDMWSKCLLGHCYGLWFIYLPTFVRAESAKVRALHAAYEVLKHMETRKVVLPDEVCYRILMQLCGQYGQPVLAVRVLLEMKKAGITPNTITYGYYNKAVLESKWPSTNQGGRLRWAKLRNVLLAVAQFRQPIKHRQKSGSVSSRRGDYNSNLRPHSTLVRQTSWSGLSESSSHESLTGPFIKSNSLSSMQVDKSKLSRQAIVQSASKNGTASRKPPVNPRDAASSLLPPTDRVLVQRSEVCLSNFYKEFSEQETDCRCQHAERDGRPVELRETLNRKVVDENYNNVSSPSRGLAGKLQQLLTPTRHRASARRAASMDDRRPGANGPSRKTSEQRSSRKVQVAESLLKAKERLYNATSESSLSVGSDVDLADPPSSAFSLRKSWDSAQEGVGLEVLMSSCTLCRSCNTLVYDEEIMAGWTSDDSNLNSTCPFCSASFVPLLNAEICDLGPVSSLERSNWNMEDEVESAMRPPGGQDGFSQHLYNGGIEHDSCSETSTYSENSSNTLSSSLGGTPQVTVAYLSPLVLRKELESLLENEGEGVLSQVQLVDSHSILFWNLVWYFTRLGLPSNLLQLVRASPLAAQFSQSSESTSVRVRLLWDTLMPDTDQWPPLYMLWRIHSGVPMRNYSWRRHNHPFTLSFLEEVLRCVGMNEVHKAVTLFLDTVAKQAGTPRVQRSLYREFLFLTLAAMGKDHVAAFDKKYKAAYTRLSGSLGRDELRRQRAHPPSPKAVDCRRCFLLPLEC encoded by the exons ATGACCGAGGAGCGATGTCCTCAGCTGGTGGACTACTTCGTGGTGGCGGGGCTGGGGGCCGACTCTCCCCCGCCCGACGACGAGGGCCAGCAGAGGGGCGGTCGCGCGGCGGAACCCATCACCGACCTGGCCGTGATCGCCCGCGGCCTGGGCGAGGAGGTGCCCGAGGGCTTCACCTGCATCGAGAAGACGCTGGGCGGCCACGCGGCCGAGCTGAGCGCCGGCCTGCTCAACAACCCCCACATGTTCCTCTGCTACCGCCGCGGCCACGACAAGCCTCCCATCGTGGAGCTGGG CGTCCTGTACGAGGGCAGAGAGGCGGCGAGGCAGGGCTGGCTGGTGGTCGAGACCACCCCGTACAGCCGCACGGCCAGCCTGAGCTCCACAGGCCCCGCCACGCACAGGACCTTCCTCACGTACCGGCGCGCGCCCGACTCGCAGGCCCTCAACACGCTGGGAGTGACGGACATCTCGCTGCTCATGCCCAGTAAGGGCGAGGCGGCCCCACACACCTTCTGCAGGGTGGACAAGAACCTGAACACCAGCATG TGGGGCCCAGCGCTGTATCTCTGCTACAAGCGGGCTGTGGCGAAGGCCAACGCGCTGGTCTACGAGGCAG GTCTGATCAGCCGATACCCTGAAGAGGACCTGGAGTCGTTCCCACTGCCGGACTCTGTGCCGATCTTCTGCCTGCCCATGGGTGTAACTGTGGAGAGCTGGCCACTCGACACCAAGTACCAACTCCCTGTCTTCTCCACCTTTGTGCTCACCAGCGCCTCTGGAGACAAG gtctATGGCGCCGCCATCCAGTTCTACGAGCTGTACCCGCGCGAAGCGCTGTCCGACAGGCAGCGGGCGTGCCTGGGCTTGCTCAGCGTGGTGGACCGCCAGCCAATCCCCGGCCGCACCGTGCAGGTGAagaagagcgtgtgtgtgctctcgCACTGGCCCTTCTTCACCGTCTTCCAGAAGTTCCTCACCTTCGTCTATCGCTACTCCATCTCCGGGCCCCACGTGCTGCCCATCGAAAA gcaTATCTCCAGCTTCATGCACAACGTACCTTTCCCCTCTCCCCAGCGCCCACGCATACTGGTCCAG ATGACGTTTCCTTTGCGTTGGCACTGCCCGTATATCCCGCTCTGCCCGCTGCGCTTGGCTGACGTCCTGTGTGCCCCTATGCCCTTCATCGTGGGCGTTCATTCCAGCTACTTTGACCTGTATGACCCACCCTCAGACGTGGTGTGCGTGGACCTCGACACCAATACCATTTTCCA CTCCGAAGACAAGAAGCCCTTGTCATGGAGGTCTCTGCCCAGGAAATATGGGAAAATCCTGCTCAACTCCCTTACAAACCTGCACAAGACTTTGGAGAAAT tctgcACCCCTGGTGAGGAGGAGGCAACCCTGGAGTTCTTGCTGACGGACTACGACCTGATCTACGGCCGTCAGAagcagctggagctggagatcCGAGAAGCCTTCCTGCGCTTCATGAGCTGCCTGCTGAGAGGCTACCGCTCCTTCCTCCTGCCCATCACGCAGGCGCCCTCTGACCGAACCACTGACTGCAGCTCCCTCTTCAACCTGCAGG GCTTCCTGAAGTCTCGAGAGCGCACGCAGCAGAGGTTTTACTCGCAGCTCACCAAGACTCAGATGTTCACGCAGTTCATAGAGGAGTGCTCCTTCGTCAGCGACAGACATGCCTGCCTTGAGTTCTTCGACGAATGTGTTCAGAAG GTGGATGTGGAGAAGCCAGAGGAAGTAAGGTTGATAGATCTGGATGAGGCACACAGCGGGGAGCACACGGTGTTTATAATGCCCCCAGAGGAACCTCAGGAAGCTGATGGCTCAGAGTGTCCTGCGCTCTACAG TTATGAGACATTTCCTATACTGCAGCCCGAGTTGTTTGACCGTCCCCAGGACCAGCTCCGCACTCCTGCCAAAGGAAGTGCTCCCAGTAGTCCTGCCCCTCGTCGCACCAAACAG GAGATCAAGCTGGCCCAGAAACGGGCGCAGAAGTACTCGGCAGTGCCGGACATGTGGTCCAAGTGTCTTCTGGGCCACTGCTACGGCCTGTGGTTCATCTACCTGCCCACGTTCGTGCGGGCGGAGAGCGCCAAGGTGCGCGCGCTGCACGCGGCCTACGAGGTGCTGAAGCACATGGAAACGCGCAAGGTGGTGCTGCCAGACGAG GTGTGCTACCGCATCCTGATGCAGTTGTGCGGGCAGTACGGGCAGCCTGTACTGGCGGTCAGGGTCctgctggagatgaagaaagCAGGGATCACTCCCAACACCATCACGTATGGATACTACAACAAG GCCGTGCTGGAGAGCAAGTGGCCGTCCACTAATCAGGGGGGCCGTCTTCGCTGGGCTAAGCTTCGCAACGTCCTCTTGGCGGTGGCGCAGTTCAGACAGCCCATCAAACACCGACAGAAGAGCGGCTCCGTCAGCTCCAGGCGAG GTGACTACAACTCCAATCTCCGCCCCCACTCCACTCTAGTTCGTCAAACCAGCTGGAGCGGTTTGAGTGAAAGCTCAAGCCACGAATCACTGACTGGTCCCTTCATTAAAAGCAACAGTCTCAGCAGTATGCAAGTTGACA AGTCCAAGTTATCTAGGCAAGCCATTGTCCAGAGTGCAAGCAAGAATGGCACTGCCTCTCGCAAGCCTCCTGTCAACCCTCGGGACGCTGCCTCCTCTCTACTGCCCCCTACTGACCGTGTCCTGGTGCAGCGCAGTGAGGTCTGCCTGTCCAACTTTTACAAGGAGTTCTCCGAGCAAGAGACCGACTGCAGATGCCAGCATGCCGAAAGGGACGGCAG GCCTGTGGAACTGCGGGAGACTCTGAACCGGAAGGTGGTGGACGAGAACTACAATAATGTTTCATCTCCGAGCCGTGGGCTCGCCGGTAAACTGCAGCAGCTGCTCACGCCCACGCGTCACCGGGCCTCCGCGCGGCGGGCTGCCAGCATGGATGACCGCCGGCCCGGCGCTAACGGCCCCTCGCGCAAAACGTCGGAACAGAGGTCGTCGCGCAAAGTGCAGGTGGCCGAGAGCCTGTTGAAGGCCAAAGAGCGCCTGTACAACGCCACCTCAGAG AGCTCCTTGTCGGTAGGGAGTGACGTCGATCTTGCAGATCCTCCAAGCTCTGCTTTTTCACTCAGGAAGTCATGGGATTCTGCACAGGAAGGGGTGGGGCTTGAG GTGTTGATGTCCAGTTGCACGCTGTGCCGGAGCTGTAACACTCTGGTGTACGATGAGGAGATCATGGCCGGCTGGACGTCAGACGACTCCAATCTCAACTCCACCTGCCCGTTCTGCTCAGCCAGCTTTGTGCCTCTGCTCAACGCTGAGATCTGCGACTTAGGGCCTGTGAGCAG CCTTGAACGCAGTAACTGGAACATGGAGGATGAGGTGGAGAGTGCAATGAGGCCCCCTGGTGGTCAAGATGGCTTCTCGCAGCACTTGTATAATGGTGGGATTGAGCACGACTCCTGTTCAGAGACCAGCACATACTCCGAGAACAGCAGCAATACCTTA agctCATCTTTGGGTGGCACTCCTCAGGTGACTGTGGCATACCTGAGCCCTCTGGTGCTGCGTAAGGAGCTGGAGAGTCTGctggagaatgagggagagggtgttCTCTCTCAGGTCCAGCTGGTGGACAGCCACTCCATCCTCTTCTGGAACCTGGTGTGGTATTTCACCCGCCTTGGCCTTCCCAGTAACCTGCTGCAACTGGTGCGCGCATCGCCGCTGGCGGCACAGTTCTCACAG agttcAGAGAGCACTTCAGTAAGAGTGAGGTTACTGTGGGACACTTTGATGCCTGATACAGATCAGTGGCCCCCTCTCTACATGCTCTGGAGAATCCACA GTGGCGTGCCAATGCGTAACTACAGCTGGCGTAGGCACAACCACCCCTTCACCCTGAGCTTCCTGGAGGAAGTCCTGCGCTGTGTGGGCATGAACGAGGTACACAAGGCTGTCACGCTGTTCTTGGACACTGTCGCCAAGCAAGCTGGCACCCCCCGGGTGCAGAG GAGTTTGTACAGGgaatttctttttctcactcttgcTGCTATGGGCAAAGACCACGTTG CTGCTTTTGATAAGAAGTATAAGGCAGCCTATACGCGGCTGAGTGGCTCTCTGGGCCGTGACGAGCTGAGGAGGCAGAGGGCTCACCCGCCCAGCCCCAAAGCCGTGGACTGCAGACGCTGCTTCCTGTTGCCCCTGGAGTGCTGA